The following is a genomic window from Marinococcus sp. PL1-022.
TTTTGTCGTATTCGCCCTCGACCGCCACGAAGAAGGAGATGATTATCATCCGGAAACGAAGCTGTTCCCTCCCCATAATATAGCTGGAACGAAGGGGAGGGACCTTTATCGAAGCATTCAGAGCCTGTATGAATCTATACAACGCCAGCCGAATGTTTGGCAGGTGGACAAAACAAGGTATAGTGCATTTGCAGGAACAAACCTGGAGCTGAAGTTAAGGGAACGTGGCATTACCGAGCTTCATCTTGCGGGGGTCTGTACCGATATCTGCATTCTTCATACAGCAGTGGATGCCTACAATAAAGGATTTGATATCGTCATCCATCAGGATGCCGTGGCAAGCTTTGACGAGGAAGGGCACGCGTTTGCGCTGAAACACGCAGAAAACATTTTAGGGGCATCAGTCCAATAGAAAGGAAGAAACTCATGACCGGACAAAACAACCAGGGGCCGCTCGGCGTGGTGCACCAGCAGATCGCTGAAGCGTCCCGGATTATTCAACTGCCAGACACTGTAGAAACAATACTGAAATACCCGAAAAGAAAAGTGGAGGTCCAGTTCCCAGTGGAAATGGACGACGGCCATACGCAGATGTTTACCGGCTACCGGACGCAGCACAATGATGTGCTCGGTCCGGTGAAGGGTGGACTCCGCTTTCATCCACAGACAGATGAAGAGGAAACAGGTGCGCTGGCTGCCTGGATGACATTTAAGTGTGCGCTTGTGCAGATTCCGCATGGCGGAGCAAAGGGAGGCGTCGTCTGTGATCCTTCCATGCTGAGTGACCGGGAGCTTCGCCAGGTAAGCAGAGGGTACACGGAGGCCCTGTTTGATCTTTTGGGTCCCAATAAAGATGTTCCGGCCCCGGACGTGTATACGGATCCGAAAATCATGAGCGTCATGATGGATACGTATTCGCGGATGGCCGGCGGTCATGAGCCTGGTGTTATTACTGGCAAACCGCCTCTTGTCGGCGGTTCAAAAGCGAGGGAATCGGCAACAGCCCGCGGCGCTGTGTATATTATCGAAAAAATGCTCGAGCAGGAAAACAAACGTGCCGAAGATGTACGTGTATCCGTGCAGGGCTTTGGAAACGCCGGCCAGATCGCCGCGAGACTGCTGTACGATTTAGGCTGTAAAGTTGTAAGCGTCAGCGATTCCAAAGCCGCCCTTTATGCACAGGACGGTCTTGATATTCCGCGAGCCCAGCAGGCAAAAGCAGGAAACAACGGCCTGCAGGATTACGGGCAAGACTATCTGCTCGAAAATACCATGGACATTCTTTATACGGATACGGATATTTTGATACCGGCTGCCATGGAAGGGGTCATTACAAAAGAAAACGCAGAACGGGTAAAGGCCCCGAAAATTATGGAGCTTGCAAACGGACCGACGACACCGGAAGCAGACCATATTTTAAAGGAGCAGGGACAGGCAGTCTATCCGGATATTTTAGTGAACGCCGGTGGTGTTATTGTGTCGTATCTGGAATCGGTTCAAAACCACATGAATTACTATTGGTCCGAAGATGTAATTAATGAACGGATGAAGGCATTTATACTCGAAGCGTACGAACAAACGGAAAAATCGGCCTACGAACACAACACAACCAACAGAAACGGTGCCATGATTTTTGCCATGAACCGGCTGCAGGAAGCAATGGAGTACCGGGGCTGGATATAAAAAATTAACAAATTCTGCATGAAGCTATAGTCATAGGGGAGTCAACAAGATAAAATGCTAGTGTGAGCTTTTCCGGGAACGGGAAGGAAAACTGTTAAGAGTTCTAGGAGGGATTAGATGGATTGGTCAAAAGAATTTGATTTTCATAAAAACGACACGGAAGA
Proteins encoded in this region:
- a CDS encoding isochorismatase family cysteine hydrolase, which encodes MSYSRALIVIDYTMDFVAEEGTLTCGEPGQKIEGAIYQLIETYQAAGDFVVFALDRHEEGDDYHPETKLFPPHNIAGTKGRDLYRSIQSLYESIQRQPNVWQVDKTRYSAFAGTNLELKLRERGITELHLAGVCTDICILHTAVDAYNKGFDIVIHQDAVASFDEEGHAFALKHAENILGASVQ
- a CDS encoding Glu/Leu/Phe/Val dehydrogenase, with translation MTGQNNQGPLGVVHQQIAEASRIIQLPDTVETILKYPKRKVEVQFPVEMDDGHTQMFTGYRTQHNDVLGPVKGGLRFHPQTDEEETGALAAWMTFKCALVQIPHGGAKGGVVCDPSMLSDRELRQVSRGYTEALFDLLGPNKDVPAPDVYTDPKIMSVMMDTYSRMAGGHEPGVITGKPPLVGGSKARESATARGAVYIIEKMLEQENKRAEDVRVSVQGFGNAGQIAARLLYDLGCKVVSVSDSKAALYAQDGLDIPRAQQAKAGNNGLQDYGQDYLLENTMDILYTDTDILIPAAMEGVITKENAERVKAPKIMELANGPTTPEADHILKEQGQAVYPDILVNAGGVIVSYLESVQNHMNYYWSEDVINERMKAFILEAYEQTEKSAYEHNTTNRNGAMIFAMNRLQEAMEYRGWI